The DNA sequence GCAGGGCGGTGTGGCCTTCATCGGCTTCGCGAGAAAGAGCGTGCGGCCTGTAGGCGTGTCGCGTTCACCGATAATCTCCTGCCGCTTCCGGTCGTTGCGGAACGACTCCACCACATCGGTCTCCCAATCGGTTGCCCGATTGACCAGATTGGTGGGATTCAAGGTGGCTTCCTTGTACGTATAGTCGGGGAACTTGCTATGCAGATAGCCGAAGATCTGGCCGGCCGAGTAAGCGGGCACGGTCTGAGGGAAGAAGGTGTTCTCCTGCTTCTCGCGCGGCGTCAGCAGCGGTTTGATCTGCTTGGCCGTGTAGGTGCGCGTCGACGCCGTGGTCTCCATCATCAGCCGCGCCTCCTGCAGAACCCGTTCACGCGCGTTGTTGCGCAGGAACTGGCGCGCGGCGTAGCCGGTGGCGATCAGCCCCAGTCCGAAGACCAGCACGAACATAAGATTGAACTTCAGCAGTAGTTTCATGGCGAATTAGTCTGCCCGGTGCCGTGCCTGGAACCGGGATCGCTCCTCGGGCGATGAGATTTCGGCGGCTAGCGCCGACAACAGATCCTGCGGGCTGCGGGCCTTCTTCGCGGCCCGGTCGACGATGACACGGGCCATCGGGCCGATCTGCACGGCGAGATCCTTCTTCAGCCGGTCGAGCCACGCCGTGTCCCACGACGCCGTCGGCACCGGAGTCGGTGTCGCCGGTGTCTGTGCGGGCCTGGCCGCTTCCACCGTCCGTGTTTCCGCGCCAAACTCCGTCCTACAGGCATTGAGAAAGGCCGCGCGGTCCGATTCATTGGCGATGTGCATGGAAACGGCGCGGCACAGCACGTCGAGATCCGGCGCCTCGCGGCTCTCCTTCAATACCAGATGCTTGGCGATGGGGCCCACATACTGAGCCAGGTTCCGGTGCAGGACGGCCAGCGCGGCGGAATGGAAGCGCGACGACGACGGGATCTTCTCCACCGGCAGCATGGTGGCGACGCGCTCCTGGACGCCTGTTTCCAAATGCGACACGGCCAGCTGTGGCCAGGCCGAACTGCTTGTGGGTAGGTAGGGGCTCAGCGCCTGGCGGAACTCATCGGCGGTCTGGAATCGCTGCGCGGGCTGCTTGGCGAGCGATTTCAGAATGGTGGCTGAGAGTTCCTCGCCGATGGCGGGATTGAGCTGCGCGGGCGGCACCAGCACCTGGTGCACATGGGCGTTCATCATGTCGTACTCGTTGGCTCCGTCGATGGCCCGCTTGCCCGTCAGCGCCTGATACAACGTAATGCCCACCGAGTACAGGTCGCTGCGCGCGTCGGACTGCTGCCCCGTCAACTGCTCCGGAGCCATGTACGCCAGCGAGCCCAGCACCATTCCGGTCTGCGTCATGCGCGGATTGAACTCCGCCAGCGCGATGCCAAAGTCGATCAGTTTCACCGCCCCACCTCGGGTCAGCACGATGTTCGTGGGTTTGACGTCGCGATGGATCACGCCCTGCCTGTGGGCGTAGCCCAATGCCGACAGCACTTGGGCGATGATTCCGATGGACAGTTCCACCGGTAGTGGCGCATGCGCCAGCAGCGACTCCAGCGTCGGCCCTTCCACCAGTTCCATCACCATCAGGAGTTGGTCGTCCAACTGAAAGGCGGTATAGAGTTCGGCGATGTTGGGATGGCGCAGACTGGCATGAACCTGGATCTCGCGTTCAAACCGGCCGGTGATCTCGGTCGAGGAGGAACGGACGCTGGGCAGCAGCACCTTCATGGCATCCACGCGGTGCGAAATCCGGTTGCGCACCTTGTAAAGCGCACCCATACCGCCGCGCCCCAGCACGCCTTCCACCTGGTAGTCCCCAACGGTCTGGCCAACCTGGAAGCTCATCGGTTTAGAGGGTGAATCCGTCCGGAAGAGTACAAAATGACATCCAAGTATAGCGCCCCACCTCGCCTTCCGGCAGGACCCCGAACGGCGTCCACGACATGTCCAGCCGCACACCTGTTTCCTCTTTGGGCCACCCAGCAAAAAGGGGAGAGACCAACCAGCCGCGTCCCCGCGACTCGCCGGTCTCTCCCCAATGTCAGCAATCCGGTAAGCGGTTGTGGCCGCTAGGTTTTTCTACGGCGGCTGATCAGCGCGATGGCCCCCAGGCCGAGCCCGAGAAGCGCGGCCGTGGCCGGCTCGGGCACTGCCGCCAACGCGGTGTAGCTCACATTGCCGGCAATGGTGGAACCGATCGCTGATGCTCCAGTGTTCGACATCGCCACGAGCAAAATCTGACTGCCCACTGGTGCGTTGATGCTGAAGATCGAAGCAATGTCAGAACTCCCCTGGTCACCCAGATACCCGGTACCCAGAAGTGCGGTCGAGAACGATGGGTCGTACAGCACCAGGAAGGAGTTTGTGTTCTCGATGGAAGGTGTAACGGTGATTACGCTGCCCGGGGCAGCCTCAAAGCCCCAGGTGAAGAAATAGGTAGGGTTGTTAGCGAGTACGCCGGGAAACGCCTTGGCTGTTCCCGCCACGCTGGGAAATCCATCGCGAAACACCCGGACCACACCGCTGGCTTCGGTTCCATCCCAAGTGTGCGAGAAGGTCAGTGTCGCTGCCGGTAGCGACACGCAGAAACCCAGCATTGCGGTCAAACACAGCAGTGAGTTTTTCTTTTTCAACGATATCTCCTCCTAATCCAGTCGGGAAACGCCCATGCTCCGATACTCCGATGCCTGGGGCGGAGAGCTTGCCTTGTGAATATAGAGGAACTCAGGCGTGGATTCAAGTGCCAAGTACCCTATCATCAGCAAGTTAGTACGCCTGGTACGCCCAGGCCTGCGACTGCCAGCGGGCAATCCCGGTCCAGCCATTCACGGTCTCGCTGTGGGGATACCCGGCTGGTGCCGCTCTTCCGCGCCTGATAGGATTTGGGAGGAAAAGATCCGAATGAAGAAGCTATCCGTCCTCCTGGTTCTCTCCGTCGCGACGCTCTCCGCCGCCCTCTCGCCGGCCCGGTTGGAGTGCGAGGCGCGCGTGAATCCCATCGGCATCGACACCGCCAAGCCCCGCCTGGGTTGGACGCTGAAATCCGGCGAAAACGGAGCCAGCCAGACCGCCTATCAGCTCCTGGTCGCCAGCAGCGCCGCCGCCTTGAAGCCCGGCTCGGCCGACCTGTGGGATTCGGGCCGCGTCGCCTCAGCCCGCCAGACCTGGGTGGAGTATGCAGGAAAACCCCTGCGTCCGTTCCAGCGCTACTACTGGGCCGTCCAGGTGTGGGACGCCTCCGGACGCGCCTCCGGCTTCAGCGCCCCGGCGCAATGGACCACGGCTCTGCTGCAGTCCTCCGACGCGCGCGGCAACTGGATCGCTCATCCCGACCACAGCCTGCGCTCCGGCCCGCTGCCCATCTTCCGCAAGGAGTTCCGGCTGGAGAAGCCCGTGCGCAGCGCCATCGCGCTCGTCTCCGGTGCCGGCTTCCACGAGCTGCGGATCAATGGGAAGAAGATCGGCGACCACGTGCTCGCCCCGGCCTGGACCAACTTCCGGTCGACCATGCTCTACGAGAGTTTCGACGTCACTTCGGAACTGCGGCCGGGTGCCAACGCCTTGGGCGTGCTGGTGGGCAATGGCTTCTACAACGTGGCCGGCGGCCGCTATGTGAAGTACTCGGGTTCGTTCGGACATCCCCGCCTGTGGCTGCAACTGCATCTCGAATTCGAAGATGGTTCGACGCAGGATGTCGTCACGGACGGCTCGTGGAAGACGGCTGACGGCCCCATCACGTTCTCGTGCATCTACGGCGGCGAGGATTACGACGCCCGCCGCGAACAGCCTGGCTGGGATGCCGCTGGTTTTGACGATTCCGCCTGGCGCCGTGCCGGCGGCGTGGAAGCGCCGGGCGGCGCATTGCGGGCGCAGTCGAGCCCGCCCATCCGAGTTCAGCACACCTACTCCTTCGTTCGTGCCACCGAACCCAAGCCGGGCGTCTTCGTCTACGACCTCGGCCAGAACTTCTCGGGCTGGCCGCGCGTCACCGCCAGCGGCCCAGCCGGCGCAACCGTCAAAATGATCCCCGGAGAGTTGCTAGACAAGGATGGGTTCGTGACGCAGCGCTCCTCCGGCGGGCCCAACTCGTTCAGCTACACCTTGAAGGGCCAGGGCAGGGAAGTGTGGTCGCCCCGCTTTAGCTACTACGGCTTCCGTTACGTCCAGGTGGAGGGTCTGAAGCCCGCCAACGTCGAAGGCCAGTTTGTCCACCTCGATGCGCCGCGCTCCGGCCAGTTCGAGTGCTCCAACACCACCTTCAATCGCATCCACGCATTGATCGACGCCGCCGTGCGCAGCAACCTGCAGCACGTACTCAGCGACTGCCCGCACCGCGAAAAGCTCGGCTGGCTGGAACAGACCTACCTCATGGGTCCGTCCATCCTCTACAACTGGGACCTCCGCTCGTTCCTGCCGAAGATGGAGCGCGACATGCGCGAGGCCCAGGTGATCGACGGCCTCGTCCCGGACATCGCGCCGGAATACGTGACGTTCGGCCACGGCTTCCGCGACTCCCCGGAATGGGGCAGCGCCGCCGTGCTCGTCCCCTGGATGGCGTGGCAATGGTACGGCGACAAACGTATTCTCGAGGACGCCTACCCGATGATGCAGCGCTACAGCGACTATCTGGAGTCACAGAAAAAGGGCGGACTCCTGTCCTATGGCCTGGGCGACTGGTACGACATCGGACCCAAGGCGCCCGGCTACTCGCAGCTCACGCCCCAGGGCGTGACGGCCACCGCCACCTATCTGGAAGATCTGAAGGCCATGCGCGCCACAGCCACTCTGCTGGGCAAGCCGCGGGACGCCCAACTGTACGCAGCCCGCTACAACACCCTGCTGGCCGCCTTCCAGAAAGCCTTCTATCAGCCCGCCGGCCCCTCCTACGCCACCGCCAGCCAGACCTCGCTGGCCGTTCCTCTCGCCATGGGCCTCGCTCCGGCCGCCGCCCGGCCCAACCTGGTGGAAAAGCTCGTGGCCGACATCCGCGCCAAGGGCAACCACACCTCGGCCGGCGACATCGGCTACCACTATGTCCTGGCCGCTCTCCTGCAAGCGGGCCGCAGTGATGTCATCTTCGACATGGCGAACGAGAAGACCGCGCCTAGCTACGCCGCTCAACTCGCTGCCGGCTCCACGGCCCTGACCGAAGCCTGGGACTCCAACCCCAACAGCTCCCAGAATCACTTCATGCTCGGCCACATTGAGGAGTGGTTCTACGCCGGCCTGGCCGGTCTACGTCCCGACCCTGCTACCCCGGGTCTGAGTCATCTGATTCTCAAGCCCGAGCCTGTAGGCGACGTGACCTGGGTCAAAGCGTCGTGGGATTCGCCGCGCGGCCTCATCGCCGTGGAGTGGCGCATCGCGGGCGGTAAGTTCCACTACACCGTCGACCTGCCGCCAGGAGTCTCGGCCGAAGTCCGCCTGCCCGCCGGAGCACCCAAGGCGATCGGATCGGGCCACCACACGCTGGAATCAGCCTTTCAAGCCAAGTGAGGGCGTGCCGCTCCTCAAAAACGCCTCGACCTTCGCCTTCACCGTGCGGCGGTCGAGGCCCATGCGCCGCGCCGCCTCTTCATAACTGCCGGTCAACTGATAGACCTGCGCCGCATAGCGCGCCAACAACTCCTCGGCCGTCATCGCGCCCGTGCGAAAGCTCGTCAGGAACTCACCGTCCTGCGGCGCCGCGCTCTTCAGCGGCCGGTACGACCGCCGAATGATCACGTTCCGCACGCACTGCTCCAACTCACGATAGTTGCCAGGCCAGGCGTAATCCTTCGGCAGGTTCTCGCCAATCCACGACTCCACCTCTGGCAGGCAGCGCGCCGCCTCGTCGCCCACCGTACGCCGCGTCATGTAGAGCAGCAACTCATGCAGGACTTCGGGCGAGTCCGCGAGCTGCTCCGCCAGCGACGGCGTCTGGACCAGATCCGCGCACAGACGGTAATACAGGTCTTCCCGAAACCGGCCGGCCCGGATCTCGCGCGGCAGGTCCCTGTTGGTGGCCGCGATCAGCTTGCCGTGAAATGCCCGCACCGCCGTATCGCCGACGGCCGAGAACCGCCGCGTCTCGATCACGCGCAGCAGCTTCACCTGGATGGAATGCTCCATTTCGCCCAACTCGTCCAGAAAGACCGAGCCTGCCTCCGGGCACGACTCCAGCCAGCCGCGCCGGTCGCCAATGGCGCCGGTAAACGAGCCCCGTCTGTGTCCGAACAGCTCCGACTCAATCAACGTCGGCGATAGAGCGGCCAGGTTCATCGGCAGGAACGACTCCTCCGAGGGTTCCAGAAATTCCAGACGGTCGGCATCGAACGGTACGTACCGCGACCCCGCGATGGCGCGCGCAATCAGTTCCTTCCCCGTGCCCGAAGGCCCCGTAATCAGCGTCGGGAACTCGCCCATCTTGCGGTACAGCGCCCGGCGGTAGCGCCGCATGTCGTGGGTGAAGATCGATTGCCAGATGCTGGCCCGCAGCCGCGCGGCCGGCATCGAGTTGCCGATGATGCGGTCGTGGATGCCATGAAACGCACGCTGGATCTGGCGGAAGCAGGCGAACAGATGCGACGGCTCCAGCGGGTACTCGAAACGCTTGCCCGGCACCTGGCAGAGGCGGTTCCAATCAGCCAGAAAGTCTCGATAGAGGTACTGCTTGCCCGCCCCGGCGAAGCGCGGATAGTAGCGGTGGTAAAGCAGATAGTGGACGGTTTCGGCATAGCAGGCCAATTCGTCCGGCTGGACATCGGAGGCATCCACCAGGCACTGCTGCAGGCGGCCGATGGCTGCCTCCACCTTCCGGGTGATGGGCGGGACGTTGGGCCGGGTGGCGTCCGGATCGGAGACCGAAGCGCTCCAAACCGGGCCTCCCGACTGGAATTCGCGCCCAAGCACGGCGCGCTCCAGTTCGACCCGTTCCGGCAAAAACGGATTGCAGTAGCCCAGGCCGGCCACGGACTCAAGCAGATGCCGGTCGGATTCATCGAACGCGCTCATACATACAATGTACAGTGATGTGCATTTGATGAAATATGCTGTTTTCGTCAGCTTTTCTCGTCAGTCTCTAATTGATTGAATACAATAGGAATTCCCTAGTTCTCGATTGGTCCTGGACGTGCCATAGTCATAACATGCCGACTGACTCAGCTCCGACCGGTTACCTTCCGCTGCTGCGCGACCGGAGCTTTCACTCCTTCCTCTGGACTCAGTTCCTGGGTGCTTTCAACGACAACGTCTACAAGATGATCGTCTCCGTCGGCGCCGTGGAACTGGCCGCCGACCAGTTGCTGGGGGCCCGCTATCTCGCCCTCGCCGGAGCGGTCTTTGTCATTCCGTTTCTGCTCTTTGCGGGCTACGCGGGCCAGTTGGCCGACCGCTTCAGCAAGTCGAACGTGTTGAAGATCACCAAGTCGTTCGAGATCGTCATCATGATCATCGGCGCCGCGGCCCTCACCATGGGCAGCATCCCTATGCTGCTGGTCGTCCTCTTCCTGCTGGCCGCCCAGGCCAACTTCTTCAGCCCGGCCAAGTACGGCATTCTGCCCGAGATGTTGCCGCCGTCTCAACTCACCAAGGCGAACGGCCTGCTGGAGCTCTCCACCTTCGCCGCTATCGTCCTGGGTTCGAGCGTCGGTTCGTTCCTGTTCGCGCACTGGAAGGGTGAATCCCTGAAGCTCGGTGGCGTGCTGCTGGGTATTGCCGTCATCGGTTCGCTCACCAGTCTGTTGATCCGGAGCGTCCCGGCGGCGGGTTCCAAGGAGCCGTTCCATACGAATCCCTTCGCCGAAGTCTGGCTCGGAGCCAAGGTCCTTTACGCGGATGCCGGCCTTTGGTGGAGCGTGATGGGCATCTCTTACTTCTGGTTCCTCGGCGGGCTGTTGCAGATGGCCGTGATCCTGTTGGGCAGCGAATCCCTACACCTGTCTGAAACCCACACCGGCCTGCTGGTCACCGCCCTGGCGCTGGGCATCGGCCTGGGCAGCATCGCCGCCGGTTGGCTGTCACGAGACCGCATCGAACTGGGCCTCGTCCCGGTGGGCGCCGCGTTCATGGGCCTTTCCGGCATCTTTCTCGGCCTCACGCATACCTTCAATGGGACGCTCGTGTGGCTGGCGGTGATCGGGTTCTCCGGCGGCCTGTTCATCGTGCCGCTGAACGCTTACTTGCAGGAACGCGCCGCGCCCGAGCAGAAAGGCCGAGCCCTGGCGACCAACAACTTCCTCAACATGCTGGGCGTCATCCTGGCCTCCGGCGTGTTGTACATTCTGCACGACACTCTGCACTGGACCCCGAACAGCATGATGGGTGTCCTGGGCTGTACCACACTGCTCTCGGCCCTCGGCATCGTGAAGTTCGCCCCGTCCACCCTGGACAGCATGGTCGCCTGGTATCGGAACCGCGCGACCGTGCCCGCTGGTTCTGCCGCGCTGCCGCCGGCCGAGTAAGGCCCCGCCGCGCTTTCTGAAGTCGGGAAAGGCAGGCAATTCCTTGAAAATGGATCTCGAACCTTCCCTGGAACGCTGGGTCGCAGCGAACCTCGTGAGTGAACAACAAGCGGCGTCGATCCGCGAATGGGAGGCGGCCCGCTCGCCGCAATCCAAGGGCCGGCTGCCCATCATCCTCGGCCTGACGTTCGGTGGCCTGATGCTGGCCACCGGTATCCTGCTCTTCGTCAGTGCCCACTGGGACGAACTGTCGCCGTTCGCGCGCATGACGATGCTCATCGCGATGGTCACCGGCCTGCACGGTGCCGCCGCCTATTTCTCTGAACGGCTGCCGGCCATGGCTCGGACGCTGCACGCCGTCGGCACCGTCTCCTTGGGCGCCGCCATCTTCCTCGCCGGTCAGATCTTCAACATGGAGGAGCACTGGCCGGCGGGTGTCCTGATGTGGGCGATCGGCGCCGTGGCCGGCTGGCTGCTCCTGCGCGACTGGCCGCAGATGGCGCTGGCCGCGTTGTTGGTGCCGTTCTGGCTCATCGGCGAGTGGATCGAAGCGGCCCGCCCGGCCGTGGCCGCCTGGCAGGTGTCGGAAGTCGCGGTCCTGCTGCTCGCGCTCTGCTACCTGAGCCTCCGCCATCCCAGGAGCCCGTCGGATGACACGGTTCGCGCCCTCGGCTGGATTGGCGGCCTGGCCCTGATTCCAGCCGTTGTCACTATGGCGCTTGACGGTCACTACCGTTACGCAGAGCGTCCCACCACCGAGTTTGAACTCGTGGGCTGGGCCGGAGCCGTCATCCTGCCCCTTGCCCTTTCTTACTGGTATCGCCGCGCCGATGTCTGGATGAACGCCGTCGCCGCAGCGTGGGTCGTGGGCTTGAGCTGGATCACCCAGGACACTCAGGGCCCCTTGCTCTACGCCTGGTGTGCTCTCGGCGCCGCCGGCCTCATCGCCTGGGGCATCCGTGAACTACGGCCCGAGCGCATCAACCTCGGTATGGCCGGCTTCGCCATCACGCTCATCTGCTTCTACTTCTCGAACGTGATGGACCGCCTGGGCCGCTCGTTCAGCCTCATCGTGCTCGGCATCGTCTTTCTGGCCGGTGGCTGGTATGGCGAGAAGTTGCGCCGTGGATTCATCGCCCGCATCAACGAAGGAGCCGCGCAATGAAACCCCTATACAAAGGACTCATTCTGGCTGCCCTCCAGTGCGCCATCGTGCTGAGCCTCGGCGGCAAATTGCTCTACGACCGTGCCACCTGCCCTCGCGTCTGGGTGAAGACGATCCCCTG is a window from the uncultured Paludibaculum sp. genome containing:
- a CDS encoding serine/threonine-protein kinase, with the translated sequence MSFQVGQTVGDYQVEGVLGRGGMGALYKVRNRISHRVDAMKVLLPSVRSSSTEITGRFEREIQVHASLRHPNIAELYTAFQLDDQLLMVMELVEGPTLESLLAHAPLPVELSIGIIAQVLSALGYAHRQGVIHRDVKPTNIVLTRGGAVKLIDFGIALAEFNPRMTQTGMVLGSLAYMAPEQLTGQQSDARSDLYSVGITLYQALTGKRAIDGANEYDMMNAHVHQVLVPPAQLNPAIGEELSATILKSLAKQPAQRFQTADEFRQALSPYLPTSSSAWPQLAVSHLETGVQERVATMLPVEKIPSSSRFHSAALAVLHRNLAQYVGPIAKHLVLKESREAPDLDVLCRAVSMHIANESDRAAFLNACRTEFGAETRTVEAARPAQTPATPTPVPTASWDTAWLDRLKKDLAVQIGPMARVIVDRAAKKARSPQDLLSALAAEISSPEERSRFQARHRAD
- a CDS encoding DUF2157 domain-containing protein, with protein sequence MDLEPSLERWVAANLVSEQQAASIREWEAARSPQSKGRLPIILGLTFGGLMLATGILLFVSAHWDELSPFARMTMLIAMVTGLHGAAAYFSERLPAMARTLHAVGTVSLGAAIFLAGQIFNMEEHWPAGVLMWAIGAVAGWLLLRDWPQMALAALLVPFWLIGEWIEAARPAVAAWQVSEVAVLLLALCYLSLRHPRSPSDDTVRALGWIGGLALIPAVVTMALDGHYRYAERPTTEFELVGWAGAVILPLALSYWYRRADVWMNAVAAAWVVGLSWITQDTQGPLLYAWCALGAAGLIAWGIRELRPERINLGMAGFAITLICFYFSNVMDRLGRSFSLIVLGIVFLAGGWYGEKLRRGFIARINEGAAQ
- a CDS encoding PEP-CTERM sorting domain-containing protein; protein product: MKKKNSLLCLTAMLGFCVSLPAATLTFSHTWDGTEASGVVRVFRDGFPSVAGTAKAFPGVLANNPTYFFTWGFEAAPGSVITVTPSIENTNSFLVLYDPSFSTALLGTGYLGDQGSSDIASIFSINAPVGSQILLVAMSNTGASAIGSTIAGNVSYTALAAVPEPATAALLGLGLGAIALISRRRKT
- a CDS encoding MFS transporter; translated protein: MPTDSAPTGYLPLLRDRSFHSFLWTQFLGAFNDNVYKMIVSVGAVELAADQLLGARYLALAGAVFVIPFLLFAGYAGQLADRFSKSNVLKITKSFEIVIMIIGAAALTMGSIPMLLVVLFLLAAQANFFSPAKYGILPEMLPPSQLTKANGLLELSTFAAIVLGSSVGSFLFAHWKGESLKLGGVLLGIAVIGSLTSLLIRSVPAAGSKEPFHTNPFAEVWLGAKVLYADAGLWWSVMGISYFWFLGGLLQMAVILLGSESLHLSETHTGLLVTALALGIGLGSIAAGWLSRDRIELGLVPVGAAFMGLSGIFLGLTHTFNGTLVWLAVIGFSGGLFIVPLNAYLQERAAPEQKGRALATNNFLNMLGVILASGVLYILHDTLHWTPNSMMGVLGCTTLLSALGIVKFAPSTLDSMVAWYRNRATVPAGSAALPPAE
- a CDS encoding DUF3365 domain-containing protein, whose translation is MKLLLKFNLMFVLVFGLGLIATGYAARQFLRNNARERVLQEARLMMETTASTRTYTAKQIKPLLTPREKQENTFFPQTVPAYSAGQIFGYLHSKFPDYTYKEATLNPTNLVNRATDWETDVVESFRNDRKRQEIIGERDTPTGRTLFLAKPMKATPPCLECHSTPAAAPPAMIRSYGSNNGFGWKVDEIIAAQIVTVPMSVPTQIADRAFADLMLWLAAISVISLILLNLALIVTVIQPVSRMAAAADAISKGNLEIVEVPVKGKDEIAVLADSFNRLTRSLSKAMKMLEE
- a CDS encoding family 78 glycoside hydrolase catalytic domain, encoding MKKLSVLLVLSVATLSAALSPARLECEARVNPIGIDTAKPRLGWTLKSGENGASQTAYQLLVASSAAALKPGSADLWDSGRVASARQTWVEYAGKPLRPFQRYYWAVQVWDASGRASGFSAPAQWTTALLQSSDARGNWIAHPDHSLRSGPLPIFRKEFRLEKPVRSAIALVSGAGFHELRINGKKIGDHVLAPAWTNFRSTMLYESFDVTSELRPGANALGVLVGNGFYNVAGGRYVKYSGSFGHPRLWLQLHLEFEDGSTQDVVTDGSWKTADGPITFSCIYGGEDYDARREQPGWDAAGFDDSAWRRAGGVEAPGGALRAQSSPPIRVQHTYSFVRATEPKPGVFVYDLGQNFSGWPRVTASGPAGATVKMIPGELLDKDGFVTQRSSGGPNSFSYTLKGQGREVWSPRFSYYGFRYVQVEGLKPANVEGQFVHLDAPRSGQFECSNTTFNRIHALIDAAVRSNLQHVLSDCPHREKLGWLEQTYLMGPSILYNWDLRSFLPKMERDMREAQVIDGLVPDIAPEYVTFGHGFRDSPEWGSAAVLVPWMAWQWYGDKRILEDAYPMMQRYSDYLESQKKGGLLSYGLGDWYDIGPKAPGYSQLTPQGVTATATYLEDLKAMRATATLLGKPRDAQLYAARYNTLLAAFQKAFYQPAGPSYATASQTSLAVPLAMGLAPAAARPNLVEKLVADIRAKGNHTSAGDIGYHYVLAALLQAGRSDVIFDMANEKTAPSYAAQLAAGSTALTEAWDSNPNSSQNHFMLGHIEEWFYAGLAGLRPDPATPGLSHLILKPEPVGDVTWVKASWDSPRGLIAVEWRIAGGKFHYTVDLPPGVSAEVRLPAGAPKAIGSGHHTLESAFQAK
- a CDS encoding sigma 54-interacting transcriptional regulator is translated as MSAFDESDRHLLESVAGLGYCNPFLPERVELERAVLGREFQSGGPVWSASVSDPDATRPNVPPITRKVEAAIGRLQQCLVDASDVQPDELACYAETVHYLLYHRYYPRFAGAGKQYLYRDFLADWNRLCQVPGKRFEYPLEPSHLFACFRQIQRAFHGIHDRIIGNSMPAARLRASIWQSIFTHDMRRYRRALYRKMGEFPTLITGPSGTGKELIARAIAGSRYVPFDADRLEFLEPSEESFLPMNLAALSPTLIESELFGHRRGSFTGAIGDRRGWLESCPEAGSVFLDELGEMEHSIQVKLLRVIETRRFSAVGDTAVRAFHGKLIAATNRDLPREIRAGRFREDLYYRLCADLVQTPSLAEQLADSPEVLHELLLYMTRRTVGDEAARCLPEVESWIGENLPKDYAWPGNYRELEQCVRNVIIRRSYRPLKSAAPQDGEFLTSFRTGAMTAEELLARYAAQVYQLTGSYEEAARRMGLDRRTVKAKVEAFLRSGTPSLGLKG